One Salvia splendens isolate huo1 chromosome 12, SspV2, whole genome shotgun sequence genomic window carries:
- the LOC121757241 gene encoding zinc finger BED domain-containing protein RICESLEEPER 1-like: MEITEEEAVIVNSSRMKSVVWNDFDRVKKGETFGAICRHCKRTLSGSSTSGTSHLRNHLIRCRRRLNHDISQLLTRGKRKQTTLAVANLSYNQSAVRNEMVTVASANFEQGVEVRNMNVESLNLDQRRSQLDLARMIIMHGYPLGMVEDLGFKTFLQNLQPLFDFVTVNGIEADCIELYKREKQRVYEELDKLPGKVSLSADSWATNRGSDYLCLVAHFIDDSWEVKKKILDFFSVDPSEAEDMLSELIMTSLRNWDIDRKLFSLTIDNLGTYDKIVCRIRDQLCQHRFLMCEGQLFDVRCAASTVKLLVRDILETSLEITNKVRKTIQYIDGSRETQEKFSEIVQLVGINGQKWLSTDNPFQWNSMYVMLETALEYKEAFPQLQEHDPGFSMCPSGIDWDRLRGITSILKFFHEVSNVFVGHKLVTANSYFAEICDIHLQLIEWCHKSDDFISSLALKLKSKFDEYWKKCSLIMAIAAILDPRFKMKLVEYYYPQMYGDSAPDCIDIVSNCMKALYGGHASYSSLAAHGQNLSSESNGNVAKDRLSGFDRFLHETSASQNTKSDLDKYLEEPLFPRSADFSILNWWKVHEPRYPVLSMMARNILGIPISKVAPESLFDIGDRVLHHSWGAEKSDTLQALMCSQDWIQNEVEDPKTPVFALPVDAK; this comes from the exons AGGTGTCGTAGACGTTTGAACCATGATATAAGCCAGTTGTTGACGAGGGGAAAGAGGAAGCAAACCACCTTAGCCGTTGCCAACTTAAGTTATAATCAATCCGCCGTGAGGAATGAGATGGTAACAGTGGCAAGTGCAAATTTTGAACAAGGGGTGGAAGTTAGAAATATGAATGTGGAAAGCTTAAATCTTGATCAAAGGCGGAGTCAGCTAGATCTTGCACGCATGATTATAATGCACGGATATCCTTTGGGTATGGTTGAGGATCTTGGCTTCAAGACCTTTCTTCAAAACCTCCAGccattgtttgattttgtgacaGTTAATGGAATTGAGGCTGACTGTATAGAGTTATATAAAAGGGAGAAACAAAGAGTGTACGAGGAGTTGGATAAATTACCTGGGAAGGTCAGCCTTAGCGCAGATAGTTGGGCTACAAATAGAGGCTCGGATTATCTTTGCTTGGTAGCACATTTCATTGATGATTCTTGGGAAGTAAAGAAGAAGATTTTGGACTTTTTTTCTGTTGATCCTTCTGAAGCGGAAGACATGCTCTCAGAATTGATCATGACAAGTCTTAGGAATTGGGATATCGATCGAAAGTTGTTCTCACTGACTATTGATAATCTTGGGACATACGACAAAATTGTATGCAGAATCAGAGACCAACTCTGTCAGCACAGGTTCCTTATGTGTGAAGGACAATTATTTGATGTAAGATGTGCAGCAAGTACGGTGAAGTTATTGGTCCGAGATATCCTGGAGACGTCACTTGAGATAACCAACAAAGTGCGGAAAACCATACAGTATATTGACGGTTCTCGCGAAACACAAGAAAAGTTCAGTGAGATAGTACAGTTAGTTGGTATCAATGGACAGAAATGGCTGTCCACCGACAATCCATTTCAGTGGAATTCTATGTATGTGATGCTCGAAACTGCTTTAGAGTATAAAGAAGCCTTCCCTCAGCTGCAAGAACATGATCCTGGCTTTTCAATGTGTCCTTCTGGCATAGATTGGGATAGATTGAGGGGCATTACGAGCATCTTGAAGTTCTTTCATGAAGTGTCTAATGTCTTTGTTGGGCACAAACTTGTCACTGCAAATTCCTATTTTGCTGAAATTTGTGACATTCATTTACAGTTGATAGAATGGTGCCATAAGTCAGATGATTTTATCAGCTCGTTGGCATTGAAACTGAAATCAAAATTTGATGAGTATTGGAAGAAATGCAGCTTGATTATGGCTATTGCAGCCATCTTAGATCCACGATTCAAGATGAAACTGGTGGAGTATTATTATCCCCAAATGTATGGTGATAGTGCTCCTGATTGCATAGACATTGTTTCAAATTGTATGAAAGCTCTTTACGGTGGTCATGCTAGCTATTCATCTTTAGCTGCTCACGGTCAAAACTTGTCTTCTGAAAGTAATGGTAATGTTGCTAAGGACAGGCTTAGTGGGTTCGACAGATTTCTCCATGAAACTTCAGCTAGCCAAAACACAAAATCAGACTTAGACAAGTATTTAGAGGAACCACTCTTCCCTCGTAGTGCTGATTTTAGTATATTAAACTGGTGGAAAGTTCATGAACCAAGATATCCTGTGCTTTCAATGATGGCACGCAACATATTGGGGATTCCAATATCAAAAGTTGCACCGGAGTCCCTATTTGATATTGGAGATAGAGTCCTTCATCATTCTTGGGGTGCCGAGAAGTCTGATACTCTGCAAGCTTTGATGTGTTCTCAAGACTGGATACAAAATGAAGTGGAAG ATCCCAAAACTCCGGTGTTTGCTTTGCCCGTTGATGCAAAATAG